One Cucurbita pepo subsp. pepo cultivar mu-cu-16 chromosome LG11, ASM280686v2, whole genome shotgun sequence DNA window includes the following coding sequences:
- the LOC111805189 gene encoding F-box protein At3g12350-like, translating to MANLSSEIDEMGSFSFTDFPEDVQLCILSFLSPSDIAAFSCTSKRFVSLCRNDRKLWFTMCDRRWGSTTQINNWGKGKIAYRLLYKTLHQWENLIGFWRRSGSPTIGVSSPPLVFFEWGPDFIAGSRVSPSKNGTYDVFKSPFLWMGLSPEAQAMSFIDPDGRSGFAGKFADLGESDFSDCDLIPIELSFMGTNHFVIEENLTFAYPNSPERRINGCRRSSPEDNLAAVTDMNVVGSGSPGSLLDGLMSEIYQQFANRTSPGGDRASRRQRRREKERLGKRKLEAEHFVKIVNCSPTPLRPIQGLWKGISDDMRMDFYLVVYDDIGGIACRKVGDSSEGLSSYSPVFWTSNTTFLEAPFSLEEEHFHDCRIHVHPLPANDIDELVPSIENKKISRILRVNSSYDLVLPDLAGSVPNPRNVEGRIWQYSNGTFGFGFLRDNFIIDLKHIARNGSILDTVE from the exons ATGGCGAATCTTAGCTCCGAAATTGACGAAATGGGTTCCTTCTCCTTCACTGACTTCCCGGAAGATGTTCAGTTATGCATCCTCTCCTTCCTCTCCCCCTCCGATATTGCGGCTTTCTCTTGCACCTCGAAGAGATTCGTCTCTCTCTGCAGGAATGATAGGAAACTCTGGTTTACTATGTGCGATCGGAGATGGGGTTCCACGACTCAGATCAACAATtggggaaaagggaaaatcgCTTACAGGTTACTCTATAAAACTCTTCACCAATGGGAGAATCTCATCGGTTTTTGGCGCCGGAGTGGCTCGCCGACCATCGGCGTCTCATCGCCGCCATTGGTGTTCTTCGAATGGGGCCCAGATTTTATTGCTGGCTCTAGGGTTTCTCCGTCAAAGAACGGTACTTACGACGTGTTTAAATCTCCATTTCTTTGGATGGGGCTCTCCCCGGAAGCTCAGGCCATGAGTTTCATCGACCCCGATGGCCGTTCTGGGTTCGCCGGGAAATTTGCTGATTTAGGAGAATCCGATTTCTCCGATTGCGATTTGATTCCGATAGAATTGAGCTTCATGGGGACAAATCATTTTGTCATTGAGGAAAATCTTACATTCGCTTATCCAAATTCCCCAGAACGAAGGATAAACGGATGCCGCCGAAGTTCCCCAGAAGACAATTTAGCCGCCGTAACAGATATGAACGTAGTGGGAAGTGGCTCTCCGGGAAGCTTACTGGACGGATTAATGTCAGAAATTTATCAACAGTTTGCGAATAGAACCAGCCCGGGAGGGGATAGAGCCTCAAGGAGACAACGGAGAAGGGAGAAGGAAAGGCTAGGAAAGCGGAAGTTGGAAGCAGAGCATTTTGTTAAAATTGTGAATTGCTCGCCCACACCATTGCGACCAATACAGGGCTTATGGAAG GGAATCAGTGATGATATGCGCATGGATTTCTATCTTGTTGTATATGATGACATTGGTGGTATTGCCTGTCGGAAAGTTGGGGACTCCTCCGAAGGCCTCTCTAGTTATTCTCCCGTGTTTTGGACATCCAATACTACCTTCTTGGAAGCCCCATTCTCCCTGGAGGAGGAACATTTTCACGACTGCCGAATACATGTTCACCCTCTACCAGCCAATGACATTGATGAGCTAGTGCCTtcaattgaaaacaaaaagatctCTCGCATTCTTCGCGTCAACTCGAGTTATGATCTAGTCCTACCAGACCTGGCTGGAAGTGTTCCGAATCCTCGCAACGTCGAGGGAAGAATATGGCAGTACAGTAACGGGACTTTTGGGTTCGGTTTCCTTAgagataattttattatagatttGAAGCACATTGCTCGAAATGGTTCGATTCTGGATACTGTGGAATAA
- the LOC111805191 gene encoding LIM domain-containing protein WLIM1-like, which produces MAFAGTTQKCMACEKTVYLVDKLTADNRIYHKACFRCHHCKGTLKLSNYNSFEGVLYCRPHFDQLFKRTGSLDKSFEGTPKIVKPEKPVDSEKPTAKKVASMFGGTRDKCLGCNNTVYPTEKVTVNGTPYHKSCFKCCHGGCTISPSNYIAHEGRLYCKHHHIQLIKEKGNLSQLEGDHEKIPSKEKINGEAVASEA; this is translated from the exons ATGGCATTTGCAGGCACAACCCAGAAATGTATGGCTTGCGAAAAAACCGTTTATCTTGTCGACAAGCTGACCGCCGACAACCGCATCTACCACAAAGCCTGTTTCAGATGCCACCATTGCAAAGGAACTCTAAAG CTCAGCAACTACAATTCCTTTGAGGGAGTGCTTTATTGCCGGCCACACTTTGATCAGCTCTTTAAGAGGACTGGCAGTCTTGACAAAAGCTTTGAAG GAACACCCAAGATCGTAAAACCAGAGAAACCGGTTGATAGTGAG AAACCAACGGCTAAGAAGGTTGCTAGCATGTTTGGCGGAACCAGAGATAAATGTCTTGGCTGTAATAACACTGTTTATCCAACAGAAAAG GTCACTGTAAATGGAACTCCATACCACAAAAGTTGCTTCAAATGCTGCCATGGCGGATGCACGATCAGCCCTTCCAACTATATCGCTCATGAGGGGCGACTTTACTGCAAGCACCACCATATCCAACTCATCAAGGAGAAAGGAAACTTGAGTCAGCTTGAGGGAGACCATGAAAAGATACCATCGAAGGAAAAAATCAATGGCGAAGCGGTGGCTTCAGAAGCTTGA
- the LOC111805960 gene encoding A-kinase anchor protein 17A, whose protein sequence is MTVKPLELLPPTETLEMESGLKLVPRLRLNFTVYPSSPSVSKSLDEWKLKRALIDFLKTSLSVPVIVPEEDLVIKRIKEVKTRKREDPLARGTLFVRDLGFLKSAYKRYEEEEEEITALEKKFLDWRRFLVEKLDGIELNLEGFKFKLTVVIPESDNFEAMKTAWGDFYAFGNRGYSRSGNQGPDTITLRGAPSRWFAEPRVSSKPSMLVTHTIFSTFGKIRNLNIAVDDAFGKDGNEDAEDIISGLHCKITVQFEKHRDFYNALKVLSGRSLQKQGSRLWADYEVTWDKDGFTQHSRNPPQGDGSRMQDMAAGQFKNEALRRQRYSGSIPDDSRRKRFKE, encoded by the exons ATGACGGTCAAACCGTTGGAGTTGCTACCTCCCACAGAAACGTTAGAGATGGAGAGTGGTCTTAAGCTGGTGCCGCGTCTGAGACTCAACTTCACAGTCTATCCGTCGAGCCCTTCAGTGAGTAAATCCCTTGATGAGTGGAAGTTGAAGCGAGCTCTCATTGACTTTCTCAAGACTTCGCTTTCGGTTCCGGTAATTGTCCCTGAGGAGGATTTGGTGATCAAACGCATTAAAGAAGTTAAGACACGCAAGCGCGAAGACCCACTTGCTCGCGGTACTCTCTTCGTGCGAGATCTTGGATTTTTGAAAAGTGCTTACAAGAGGtatgaggaggaggaagaggaaatcACGGCGTTGGAGAAGAAGTTTTTGGATTGGAGGCGATTCCTGGTTGAGAAATTGGATGGGATTGAGCTGAATCTTGAGGGgttcaaattcaaactcaCAGTCGTTATACCGGAATCTGATAATTTTGAGGCAATGAAGACGGCTTGGGGGGATTTTTACGCATTTGGGAATCGTG GATATTCGAGAAGTGGGAACCAAGGACCTGATACCATTACCTTGAGGGGTGCTCCATCAAGGTGGTTTGCCGAGCCTCGGGTTTCGTCAAAGCCCTCCATGTTGGTCACACATACCATCTTTTCTACATTTGGAAAGATAAG GAACCTAAATATTGCTGTGGATGATGCTTTTGGTAAGGATGGCAATGAGGATGCAGAAGACATAATTTCAGGCTTACACTGTAAAATAACAGTTCAGTTTGAGAAACACAGGGACTTTTACAATGCTCTAAAGGTGCTGTCTGGTCGCTCATTGCAGAAG CAAGGATCTCGCCTCTGGGCTGATTATGAGGTTACATGGGACAAGGATGGCTTTACCCAACACTCAAGAAATCCACCACAGGGTGATGGCAGCAGAATGCAGGACATGGCAGCAGGGCAATTTAAGAACGAGGCCTTAAGAAGACAACGATATTCTGGGTCCATTCCTGATGATTCACGGCGCAAGAGGTTCAAG GAATAG
- the LOC111805961 gene encoding uncharacterized protein LOC111805961 gives MGQCASCLDEGQEQERKEEERLASVEARAKAAEAAQKRQEEFEKSAAGRAARAQLAANAKQSANTNKGEPVLKWSMG, from the exons ATGGGGCAATGCGCAAGTTGCCTCGACGAAGGCCAAGAGCAAGAGAGGAAGGAGGAAGAAAGATTGGCCTCCGTCGAAGCTCGCGCCAAAGCTGCTGAAGCCGCTCAGAAAAG GcaagaagaatttgaaaaatctGCTGCAGGAAGGGCTGCACGTGCTCAGTTGGCTGCAAATGCAAAGCAATCTGCTAACACTAACAAGGGAGAACCAGTTCTTAAG TGGAGTATGGGGTGA